A genomic window from Tolypothrix sp. PCC 7910 includes:
- a CDS encoding alpha/beta fold hydrolase codes for MVPNFLPSQVNQIIDPKAIAFINSIETIALVTSLSQQPILTTYIHKGAGGTPILLLHGFDSSILEFRLLLPLLATQNETWAVDLLGFGFTQRQKQIKYSPDTIKIHLYEFWATLINQPIVLVGASMGGATAIDFTLTYPEVVKSLVLINSLGYTGAPTFSKYLFPPFDFFAVEYLRQRHILALNIGTIVANLFPEILLAIQCAMLHQEMPLWHDAMISYVKTGGYIDLANKIAQVDKPTLILWGEADDMLPSEDAEKFQQDIANSGLIKLKNCGHAPQIEQPQITFQYILQFLNHHKF; via the coding sequence ATGGTACCTAATTTTCTGCCATCACAAGTTAATCAAATAATAGACCCAAAAGCGATCGCCTTCATCAATAGTATTGAAACAATTGCCCTTGTAACTTCCCTCAGCCAACAGCCAATCTTGACAACCTACATTCACAAAGGAGCAGGAGGAACACCGATTCTGCTGTTGCATGGCTTCGACAGTTCCATTTTAGAGTTCCGTCTTCTGTTACCATTACTTGCAACTCAAAATGAAACATGGGCAGTTGATTTGTTAGGTTTTGGTTTTACACAAAGGCAAAAACAAATCAAATACAGTCCAGATACCATTAAAATTCACCTTTATGAATTTTGGGCAACTTTAATTAATCAACCTATCGTACTAGTAGGTGCATCAATGGGTGGTGCAACTGCAATTGACTTTACGCTCACTTATCCTGAAGTTGTGAAATCGTTAGTATTAATTAATAGTTTGGGTTATACTGGTGCTCCCACTTTTAGCAAATACTTGTTTCCTCCTTTTGATTTTTTTGCTGTAGAATACCTACGTCAACGGCATATTTTGGCATTAAATATAGGCACTATTGTAGCTAATTTATTTCCAGAAATACTGTTGGCTATTCAGTGTGCGATGCTACACCAAGAAATGCCGCTTTGGCATGATGCCATGATTTCTTATGTCAAAACTGGGGGTTATATTGACTTGGCGAATAAAATTGCCCAAGTTGACAAACCAACACTGATTTTATGGGGAGAGGCTGATGATATGCTCCCATCTGAAGATGCAGAAAAATTTCAGCAAGATATTGCCAACTCTGGGCTAATCAAGCTGAAAAATTGCGGTCATGCACCTCAGATTGAACAACCACAAATAACATTTCAATATATTTTGCAGTTTCTAAA